A single window of Nitrospira sp. DNA harbors:
- a CDS encoding (2Fe-2S)-binding protein has translation MYVCLCKGLTESDVRAAGRQGFLTTRQIVAEFGLRDNGCCGRCAKNIHELVSLAKSQLETTCQNPVRS, from the coding sequence ATGTATGTTTGCTTATGTAAGGGCTTAACGGAATCAGATGTGCGGGCGGCCGGTCGTCAGGGCTTCCTGACCACCAGACAAATCGTTGCTGAATTCGGCTTGCGCGATAACGGATGCTGCGGCCGTTGCGCAAAGAATATCCATGAACTTGTGTCGCTGGCGAAGAGCCAGCTGGAGACTACCTGTCAGAATCCTGTGCGGTCCTA